Proteins encoded by one window of Polyangiaceae bacterium:
- a CDS encoding serine/threonine-protein phosphatase, whose product MANAPIHRVSCNLDPRIARAPLNVNGFRVASAFLPSAGASGDFYALTARRPRRLSVVIGDACGRGAEGACMLHALVPKLAQLLGSVGSPARTLSILNACAARVLPIDRFVTAAVLELDAEHHSLTIANAGHVPVLVRSLGGTVACLGRASGPPLGVVANALYLDETTPLQRGDVVVLMTDGVLEAIETDLGRMRRFRRLLQGAPEGAEGVEQGLLAALDAAPLEDDATLLAIEVTEACQAIAPWVEAS is encoded by the coding sequence ATGGCGAATGCACCGATCCACCGCGTGAGCTGCAACTTGGACCCCCGCATCGCGCGCGCACCGTTGAACGTGAACGGGTTCCGCGTGGCCAGCGCGTTCTTGCCGTCGGCGGGCGCATCGGGGGACTTTTATGCCCTTACGGCACGGCGCCCCCGGCGACTCTCGGTGGTGATCGGGGACGCCTGCGGTCGCGGAGCGGAGGGCGCGTGCATGCTGCACGCACTGGTGCCGAAGCTGGCCCAGTTGCTGGGCTCCGTCGGGAGCCCGGCGCGAACGCTTTCGATCTTGAACGCTTGTGCCGCGCGCGTGCTACCCATCGATCGCTTCGTGACGGCCGCGGTGCTGGAGCTCGACGCGGAGCACCACTCGTTGACCATCGCCAACGCGGGACACGTTCCTGTGCTGGTGCGCAGCCTGGGGGGCACGGTCGCGTGTCTCGGTCGCGCTTCGGGTCCGCCCTTGGGCGTGGTGGCCAACGCGCTGTACCTGGACGAGACCACGCCGCTGCAGCGTGGCGACGTCGTGGTGCTGATGACCGACGGAGTGCTGGAAGCGATCGAGACGGACTTGGGTCGCATGCGGCGTTTCCGGCGGCTGCTTCAGGGAGCGCCGGAAGGTGCCGAGGGCGTGGAGCAGGGCCTGCTGGCAGCGCTCGACGCGGCGCCGCTGGAGGACGACGCTACGCTGCTCGCGATCGAGGTCACGGAAGCGTGTCAGGCCATCGCCCCATGGGTGGAAGCGAGCTGA